The following is a genomic window from Chanos chanos chromosome 1, fChaCha1.1, whole genome shotgun sequence.
CCAGAGTGACCCATACAGGGAGGTCTTAAAAAATCTAAAGGGATGGCATTTACCTtacaattaaattaatttgaagATGAGTGGCATAATGACATATGATGTAATATATTAGCATATTGTGACAACACATGCATAAATGTCATCAACTTGAAAGTTTCTGCAACTCCCATCCCTACACGTGTTAATGGAAGGGCACTATCAATATATTCGTTAAATGTTCACAGTGTAGAAGTTCAGACAGATTGTAAGTAAGAAAGCTATTTATGGTACACAATTGAGTCACTGGAAGTGTACTGTTAACATATGGCCTGACGAGGCATTATGGCAAAACCATATCCTTCATTCATAATACGCTCAGCATAATCTAGAATTTCAGATTGGTCCATTTGGACTGCCAGTAgggacaaatgaaaaaatgaaatgatttggaTACAGTGCACACATGAGATAAATAGGGTATAACGGTAATAATAAGCCCAAGCAGCTTGACTTTTCACTGACATACTGGTACCAGGCAAAGTGTCACTTTCCTAGGTTAATTTCACATGtacattaagagagaaaaagaggtatTTGGAGAACAGATTAGGCCTATACTATCTATCCACACTATCTACCCCAAATTTAACAGAGAAGTGTGATTATCACACCCAAATTAGCACATCACTCATTGTACTGTGCTGTAAATGATGAGATATGCAAATCAAGTTTCTGAAATTAAATCTAGTTTAGCAACACTGACAAAAATTCATCTGTACATTATTGGCCAATTGTAACAGTCCTTAATGGCTCTAAAGAGGCCTAGCATAGAAATGTGAAGGGTTATAGCCATTAGACCAGCTTACTTTTTTATCTCCTCTGTGACCCTTGACTCAATTGTAATGAGGAGAATTACAGAAATGTCTTTCAAAATAAGACCAGAAACATCAGATGGCCTATGCATGATGACCCAATGACAAACAGTAACTTTAAGCCTGTGTAGTCACTAAGGAAAAATTACAGAAATGGACCTAAAATAACTGAACAGCTCAGTTAAAATGAACCTACGTCTGGTTTTGAATGGACCAGAAATTTTCGTCATCCAAACCAGCACTAGAAAAAGAGAGTTTCCTGAGGTGTCTCAAAACTTCATTCATCTTCCCAGCCtgacttatctttttttttttttacctcaaaaGTTTGCCAGTCTAAAGAAGAAGCAACAGTGAGAGATGAATTTTACTGTCTCCAGCTCAGGGTGTCATATTAAACCACCGTGCCCTTTGTGTACAACAGGTCCACAAAGATATGAATTATTAATTGTTCTGCCATGTTTTTCATATCATCTCACAATTCCAGTTGAAGTGACTCTAGCCCCATCTCAATTACATTAAAGGTCATTCATGTGCCATGAAAGTGACTTGTTCTAATATTGTCAAAAAACTGAATCTTAAAAATGAACTGCACAAATGCCCAAACACCCATACAGTTGCTCCTCATATTCATAtactgacagagggagagatcatTGTCCAAATGTAACAAATGCAGCAAAGCACAAACTGCTGAAAAGAGATGGTCCCACTCCAGACAATCTGTTTTATAAATCAATTTAATTATGAAACAGGATGCTCATTCACAGATGCCATATTCACAGTATAGCATAGCTTAACCCTTCTCACCAGGAACCTGGCCACAGAGGTGACAGGTGCCACATTCTGGTGAACTATGCTACCTCACATGCCATTACATTTTTAGCTGCAAAACTTTTATTGCTTCATTTTTTTGGTGACTTAATAGAATCTAATTTCAcatatttcttttctattgCGCTGGAAACAGAATAACCCGAATTCTTTAACAAAGCCCCTAAGGATAAGGTTGCCAGGCCTTTTTCTGAGAGAAATCCGTCCTTTTAAAGCCCAACCTACTGGATTCATTATAGAAAATAACTGCCAAAAACTAGGTTTTAAGTCAAATAATGGCCAAACAGGAAAGAATTGTTACAAACATATACTATTCATAGCTGTGTGACCAGAGGAGGATAACCTATGTTACAACAATGATCTGTCGtgacatcaccacagtaaaCTCTAGCACTCACCTGTCGTTATAGACAAATCAATTTGTGCTCAGGTTATTTCAGAAACACCTGTAACATGCAAAGCAGCTTTTCCCCCCATGGATGTGAATAATACAGTGTCTCATTGAAGGACTACTTAGTAGGACAGGGATACCTGTTATTTTGTTATATATCTCCACTGAATATTTTTACCTCAGAGTAATTGATGAGGACCTTGCATATACTTACCAGCACAGCAGCTATACACTGCGCTGCTCACTAGCTAGCCAAAGAAACATTTGACTGTTCTTCATTACCGGCAAAAATAATTGAGCTAAAACTATAACCCTCCCAACCATTGCCAGCCTTACATTTGTCCTACCTCTTCTCTGTCACCAAAAATTATATTCTAGACAAGCTTCTGTTCAGCATACCATATCACTGCACCCCATGAGTAAAGCAGTTACTTCTGGTAACGTTCAGATGCGACAGCCCCATTTCATATCCATTTCATTATCTTTGGTAAAATGATAGTGTTAATTTCGTCGAcgaaaactgtgacgaaaaatgTTCGTTAACTAACTTTTTTCCATGACGAAAAAGAGACGataactgaataaaaatgtacCTAAGATAATAAAAACTGCGACGAAATACATTATCATTTTCGCTGACGAATAACATGAAGACGATTATGTCAGAAACAGACGAATAAACAATCAATTTCGCTATATAtcccccctcctctggaaatcaaacaataaacatttttattaaggTTAATTTGGCAACTCAAATCATGGCTACTCtcggaagaagaaaaagaacggatctgtggacacattttagctgtaatacaactgaaaataaaacgcagtgcaaacaatgtgggtgcaaaatcggTGGGGGAAAATATAGTCGGCCCTGAGTATCCGCGGATTCAACCAACCGTGGATCGAAAATATtcagaaaggggggaaaaatcaAGACAGCAAAAGTTGAATTTATTGCGGGCCAAGCACTACGCTGAATCCACGCTGAAAGTGttgaaagaaaggaaatgttATGTTGTTGCTGACATACTATGTAGATAGGTGccgatgtgtaaatataatGCATTTATATTTCACCAATAAtcaattttcagtttctgtatgcactttgttgtttttctgtatacacatgcttatgtatatgtatttcttttggggagcttttattttatttattgtacttttgttgtgtgacctctgacatcttGTGACGTTACTCTGTAAATTCGCGGGTTTGTCCTCAGTCGAATggacgctgtaatgaggagaggtaggttTACACCGGTACTCATGCTGATAGCATGGTAAAGCGGGGGTAGAAATGCTAAACGGATGTGAGAATCTTAGCTTGAACAGGtcacagatgctgttttttgttgttgtaatatttatttcatatgcgtgtgcattttctttattatttattgtgtACAGTACTTCTGCATAGAATGCTAGTCGTCGGTCTCGGGCTAGGCTGGCGGAACGCGTCTATCGTGTGGTTTAATTTTCTGTTTCGCTCCTCTGTTAGAGACAGGTATATGTAGACGATCGCTTTATGACGtttttgtactgctgtttttgtgtgtcacacagttGGCTGGACGCTGTGATCAGGAAAGAATAAATCCTGCCCCTTGGTTGGTTAACCAGAGATTGTCGTCTTattatacacaatatacaacacaaatatacaacGCAGGGTTCTAAAAGTGTCAGACCAGATCGGTCACATAGGCATACGATGGTTGCGTCTGTACTGGGCACGTAGGCTACAGACTGTTTTCCGTGACATTATTTcttaaacaatacagtataaaaaCTGTTTATATAGCATTCACTTTGTATTAGATACTATAAGTAATCTAGAGATGATTTACAGTATAAGGGAGGATGTGCATAGGTTATAAACTACGCAACTGTatataagggacttgagcatcaGCGGACTTTGATATCCGCGGAGGTCCTGGAAGCAATCCCCCACAGATACTGAGGGACGACTGTACCACAAACCtcatttgactaaaacttgtaTAATTTTCgttgactaaaactagactaagactaataatgatcaaaagactaaaactaagactaaatcaaaatcaaccgtcaaaattaacactgaaatgataaTATGTGATTGGATGGAAAAAGAACTTGAAGAAACACCTGATAATTtatagaaattaaaaaaaaaaactccttccCACCAAGTCTGACCCTTTGTGGGACACGCTCAGTGGAGATTAGTTTAAGAAAGCATGttttaaagagaacagagaaacgGGCGTGCAGCACTGAGAGCCGATACAGATACAGATCTGAGAAAAACTGCAGTGTCAATATACAGTGCATCAGACAAAACAAGTGGGTAACTGTTCATGATAAACAGCATCTGTGCTGATTTGAAGTCATTTACTAAAAGGACCTTCACAATGTCTTAAAACTTCTTCATGATGTCTTGAAACCTCTGTGAAATGCAAAGATAAATCATTGCAGTTTCAACAGTTCACCTCTGCTCTATCAACACTACATACATGACCCATAGTTTAGATTGTCCTGGTGCTGGATTGTAAAACAAATTGATATCTTGCAACAATGTCTTTGCTGGAGTTGTGAAACATTCCTTTCAAACTAGATTTCAGGTCATGTTACCTAGCAACAACTGGAACTAACAACCATCTCCTGACAGAAAAGATGGAATTAATGACAGTGGGTTGAGATAGCAGCACACAAAATGAATTTAACAATAGGAACTTTggcaaaacaatgcaaaaaatcATAAACCATGGTGGGCAAAAAGAGTTTCTTATACTAATAGTGTACTGatgtaaaaatgattctgttttgcaAACTTTTAAACAGTTGACCACGTAAAGaatgttatttctgttttagaAAAGCTAGACGGCACTTGTCTTGCTTTGGCCAAACCAAATTGTAATTAATTACCTTTGCTTCACATAGGGCCCCACAATGGCTTTTGATGATAACAGTATTGAAGATGTTGCAGAATCTCTTGTGTCTCCTTTCTTTAACAACACCCTTCCTATGCATCCTCTCTTCTAGAGTACTATTCTAAATATAGTTGGATGGATGAAAGTTTAGAGAAAACAACTGTGCTGGGAATGATCCTTACTGTAAAGGTTCTGCCCTGCATTCCACAGGCACCGGCTGGATAGTCAGGTATCATCCTCTAACCAATCATTATTCAGCAATATCGGTTGAGAGTTTAACATAATGAGCCATCATTTTGGATCAGCACATACATCAGCCTGTGAGCATACATAATACAGAAAGTCACAGGGTGCTGGAATTGTGGCAGTCTGACACCACTTTCCTGGTGCAGTGCTCACCCCAGAAGACCTCTGAGGGGTTTTCCAGACTGCTGTGCTCCACCCTacagctcactctctctccatggtgAGCAAGAAACTCCAGGTATGAGTGGGATTGATAGGTCCAATCCCCATTGGCCATCTCATCAGTTGAGGTCACCCCTTCTGTGACCTCTGTCTTGTCTATGTGCCAGGTGGCCCTGATGTCCTTGGGGAAGAAGTTGTAGACAAGGCACTCTAGCATGGTCAGGAAACCACAATGAGCCTCCCCATATGGTTTCACTGTGACCTGAGGAGACATTACATAAGAGAAAATAACTGTTAACAAAAGAGAGATCCTTTAACATATGGtatattcacaaacacattttcctaGTACATTTCtatcagtttcttttttgttaccTGGGGTAATTCCTCTGTGAAGTTGTGCAttctaaatatcttttttttttttttttataacttgcTTAAGTTTGACTATATTGTGGGTTTTGTATCCTGACATTTTTCTTAGTTGCTGTTGAGTTGTGTTCAAATAGTTCCAGAAATCGGCCACATAATTAgatttctgtttaaatattttaattcaaaGACAATTGTATTTGACAATTTTTCAGATAATGGCCACtttcagtgaaatatatttatatctatatattcaTCATATGTCCCTGGTTCCCCCTGCagatccatctctctctcttatctcttttTCCTCAGCGTTCCTTTGCTCTACGTCTACACAGCATATCAGTTTTAGCTTTCCACTGGGCCATTTTCCAGGACTGACTGTtgaatttttcagcattttaatgCCAAACTGATCATAGCCCACATATTTCTGCAGGTGTGAATCATAGTTAGACAACAGTATCTTGTTGAAGATCAGAAAAACTTTATAGACCATGTCAGAGAGGTCTTCACAGTTGTGCTCACAGTCAACCAGATTCTGAAATGTCTAACTGTCtgagacaggaaaagaaaagacattccCAGCTTTTTCTGCCATCAAAGGCAGAGGCACACTAAGTACATATGAGGTGAAAATTGAGTTAAGACTGAAAATGGTGTTTctagtgcatttttttttatctcatttcaAACTGGTTTGATTCAGCTATCATTAGCTATCATTATCTGTCTCAGATAAACTTGTCATGTATTTACAACATGTTTGGCAGGGCAAGCAAAAAAAGCTTCGATAGACAATTTGTCCGTTTTatgttttgcatattttcaactttttgtctttcctacacagcacagcaaaacaTTTGGTGTTAAGCAGCTGCTTATTATTGTAAATTTTATGAACtttcagtgtatttttgttcttcagtgtAATTGGTAAAAATCATAAATACATTGAAAGTCTAGTCACTAAACAGccacagcagcaacaacaacaaaaaccccctCACAGATTCAGttgttattttttccattgtggTTAGGTACTCACCCACAATCAATCTCTTTGAACCTTTACACTGAGAAAATAATGTATATTTCCTCTCAAGCTTACTGTGGCACTACATTCATTGCCTTGTGTCCAGTGCAAACAACAAGCTTTACTTGAAAcaccacagaaataaaaatccATCTAGATGGAGTGCTAATATATTGAGTAGTCCACTGGGTTGACTGGGTGGATTCTGAGCAAAATTGGATAGAAGCAGACAGCAAAATGTCAATATAGGGACAAGCTATTGTAAATTATCGTCAAAGTCCAGAACTGATTAGGCTTGCTCTTTCACTTCTGCACACTTTTGATTGAAGTGCTTCTCATCCACACCATTTGGATGGAtcaaaatggaagaaaaagcCAGTGGTCATACATTGTGGCAGTGAAAGGCATCAAGACATTGTTCCCTTTCATGGCTTTTATTGTTGTAAACTCTGGTCTGAACAAATCAAATATCTGTATGTCACTAATTTGACTTGAGGATTAAGGTTGAAAAAATTGCGGTCTCTGAGGGTTACCACCCATAATATCATATCAAAAAAATTTGTGTTGGATTGCCATTGTTCATGTGATTTCAAGATAAATTCAACAAGCATTAGCCTTTAGGCTGGTTTCTTGGTTAGTATATTTCAAAGGCTTTACATAGAGATTATGAGATGTAGAAACACACCTAGCCATCAGCCATGTTTGTAGATATTTTGTGACACTTTAAGAcaagggggggggttggctgtgacctatacatatttaaaagcctgaaatgacacattttgAAAGCATGTCATGAGATAAGCTTTCCTAGAGCCAGAACTTTAAGAGTGAAAACAGTTCAGGAGGTTTTATTCAAACAGGTCTTTCATAGCGAGAGagccaatcaaaacaaacagctatGCCACTGATTAGGAAACAGTCCCTGATTATCCAGTGGAGTCTAGACCTTTAGTAAGGAATGGAGAATGTGGACCGTGAGAACCCTTTCCTAACTAGGCAGTTCTTCCACCTATCGGATGAATAAGCGAGAAAGAGATGGATCAAGGAGGCTAGCAACACGTTGAAGGTGACTTTGAACGGACTTTATGGCAAATATTGGTCGAAAGTTTGAACTGTGCTGCTCTAATCTCCATTGATCAGTATGGACGGATGAAGGCCCTTTAATCAGAAAGAGCCCTGCTTGAATCTTAAttgattcaaataaaaaaatatttgacaaCAAAAGCACGTGAGACTCTGTGCTCTTGTGgtagataaataaaaactgaaagaaacaaaggcCTAAAACAAGATGATAGTGGGATGGTTAGGGTTATGGGCCTGAGTCCAGAATGTAACAGTCCTCTCCCCATGCATGCTTTAGCTAACCCCTCGGTTGCTATGAAGATGTTTAACcacctacagaaaaaaaatatatgttctTGTAAGAGCTTCAGTTAAATTAATTAATGTAACTCTAAGCATGTTTTTTGCAAACTCAGCATTGTAAGGTAGATATTCCAACTGCACAACACAGCAGTGGCAGAAACTGGGGGgtgttctctgtgctgggaATAGAAGGGGGCAGAGATAGAAAGTAAAGTTTGTTAAATTCAGAGGAAAATCTCCCAGTTTCTATATGAACTGAGACAGCAGTTGGCCTTTAAAGATGTCAGTAATCTTAAATGCCCAGCCCAAGGCTGACTGGAgtgatgaagggaaaaaaatgcaactgtCTTCGAGTGCCTGATTCAAAACCGAACATTTAGCTGCACAACTTTTTGAAGACTGCTCTCCAACAGTACTCCACAGTGACCTTGAAGGGATGTGTGATGAATGGGTCAAACAAGCCTATGCATGAAAATTAGGCTCGACCATTCCAAGGTAGGTCTCAGTTGCAATTAGTGCCTTAGTCAAGTACGGAGGAACTGAATGCCTCACTAAGGGCAGAATTTTAGTGTAAAGATTTGAGTAGTTTTTTTACAGTATGATTTTGTTTCTCAGACGTATCGAAGATGGCCTGTAGGGTTAGTTtaacaagaaataaaaaaaaaacctgtccacACTAGCATCTAGCTGATACTTACCTGAGACTTATGAATACTGCCACCTGGTGATGCATGACTGTAACTACCTGCTGGTTATGCAGTTCAGTGGTACTCCAGTCTTCAGGTAAACACACCTGCTCAGGGTGAAGAGGactcagaacacagagagtaacTGTTTTAGTGTTTCACTTGTCCTTAATGACAGCTGTGTACTCAGAGGTAAATATGACAGCTGTGCCAGTAGAGACTGCCCTGAACCCGAGTCCACCAAAAAGCCATTGGTGTACTGCCATACTTTTGCTTATTTTTGCTGTCACTGTTTTAGCAGATTTTTACATGTTATGTGGGATTCATGCACTCTGCAACTTAGTAAATACCAAAATGGTTTCAATGGATTGAGTACTAGCAAGGTGGTGGCCCCCCAAGACTGGATTTGGGCAGAAAAAACTGCTCTAAAAACTGTAAAGttgttttccttcctctctgttATGATACTGATAGTTGAGGGGGAAAACTGACCTCTCTCAGTGCACATTTCAGTCATCTGGAGAAGAACACACTCGAGACATATTTAACGAACTTCTCACCCACTTTATTTATATACAACTTGTCAAATGAAAAGTATGGTCACACAACAGCATCTAGTCCCCCTAAGCAGAGATCGACCATGGCTGTAGCTTGAGGTTTTGtccaagttgttttttttgtttttttaattatcttaAAGAAACAAACCCACAACGATCTGATtccaaagaggaaaaacagagaaaaaccaacAATTAACTTAGCGGGGGATatgaagaggggaaaaacatttGGTAGGTAAACATGattaacagacacacaatgcAAAGCTGTGTAACTTAAACAGATtctcctgtttaaaaaaaggggggggggtgtcccaCAGCTACACAGTTTTGTGCTGTAGTAGCCTACTATTTTCAGATAATGAATCACCAGATGAAAATTAACTCTACAATGACCAGGTTGTTGCAGGCCCAACAATCATGCCTTTGAAACTCCCAGCCAGGTAATAAATAACAAAGCAGATGGGCATTAACTCAGATTATTTCAAAGGTttacaacaccccccccaaacacataaacaaaccaaaaaacaacaacacacaattcTAATAGACAGAGACATGTCCATACCTTTGaatcccccccaaaaacccactCAATTTCCCagtacaaaaagagaaaatgccaCGTTGTTGGTTTGTTCTGCTTGCTTcccagaaaaggaaaatgactgGCACAGCTGGGAGCTGGCCACTTGGCCACGGTTACTAGGATACTCAACCATGTCACAGATCAGGTGGATTCAGATTCAGcctcaaaagaaaaagatttgcCTCAAGTTTGTGATCTTAAGTTCTGGAAGCAGATTACTGTGTGGCGTCAGCTCTCTTAACAAGTGAAGAGCTCCATTCAGATGAAAAACCATGAGTGAGATTATAAACATCACATGACAAGTTTGTGTAGACAGTGGGTGGAGGAACCTATTTTAACATACATcgacacacatgctcacatactctctctcacacacacacacacacacacacactcacaaaaacaaaactaaccaCACTTACCCTCTACCCCTTTGTTTCTTTATGAAAACAAGTActaaaagcaacaacaaaaccccaaacaaacaaacaaacagaaagcaaagGCAGTCAGTCCCAGACCTTTGTCACTGCCTCCCCTATGGGGGATTCCTTACAATTCTTCTTTATAAAAGAAAGTATAGACCTGAACATCTCTGTACACACGTATACAAAGTCAAGAGAAGAGGACGGGGGACACGTGTCCTTAAAGAGGAAAGGTATGGAAGGAGACTTGGGGTGCTCTCTCTGCCCACCTGTCCTCTCCTCATCTGGccacccctccctcttcctGAGACCAGAgcctccatctgtctctgtcaaacGGATCCcgtcttcctctctcagacacgtTTAATGCTAAAGAAGCACAGGAGACAAggaagcttctctctctctctctcgttctctttctccacttatccttctttctcttttagcaGTCAGTTCTGTCTCCAGTGTGATTCCATGCAGGAACTGCTGTGACTTTCTCATCACTGCTGTGCATGGGTGTGCttgtctgagtatgtgtgtgtgtgtatgtgtgtgtttatgcactgTCTTCAGCCTGAGTCCGAGTCGCTGGTGtctgaggaggaagatgaggaggaagaggaggaggaggagtccgAGCTGGAGCTGCTGGCGCTGAGGCGAGAGGCTGCAGGTTTGGGCTCCACTGCACTGGGCTtttccactgagagagagagagagagagagagagacatgggtCATGAGTCTGTGAGTAACCTGATTATTAGCTATTCATCAACACATCATATTAATGAAACTTCTCTCACAGCCACcggattctgtgtgtgtgtgtgtgtgtgtgtgtgtgcgcgcattcTTTACCTTTGGTTTTTGGAGGTTTCTTTGCAGAGTTGAGCTGGCCACTGACGTCCTGTAGtctcctctccagctctctcttcttctctaaAGCCAACTCCTCACGGGTTTTTCCTGCCCCGCCCTTCttcatcactgaaaaacaatcaCAGTTTTCATCAGCAATCACACGCtaacgtcacacacacacaaaacccctcttatacatatatatacacacatgctaACATCATACACATACTAAACCctcttatacatacacacacacacacacacaaaaccccttcttatacatacacagacacacacgctaACATCATATACATGCAAAACCCCTCTTAAACACATACGttcatacttacacacaaagatccatgtacacacacatacacacagaatcacacacaaaacacatcacgCATAAAACTCATCATACGAGCGTGGCAAACCAATTAAATACCCACAAAACCCAAGGTCACAAATGtgcacatatgtacacaaaGCACAGAGGGTGAGGgggcctgcctgcctgctttGACCACAGACCTGGgcctttttttcacctctgcCATGACATGACTTACAAAGCTGGAAGAGAAGTCATGCTTGTCTAAGCCCCTAAATAGTATTTTATAGAGAAATTCATATaacctgataaaaaaaacctgagGGGCCTCTTCACCGATAAAGAGTGCCAACAGCTGCTGCTTACATTTACTGTCACTCAGTTAACAGTGGTTGCTACATTTTTCcattctccatggcaacagttcCCAGTGAGACAACAATCAGAGCAAATATCAGTCATTACAAATCCATGCCTACCACCTCCAAAAACTGTGTCAAACAAGAAACAAAGGGCTTACAGTTTTAAAATTTGATCCACTTTCTTTTGTTTAGaggtgaatgagaaaaagaaaaaaaacaaaaaaaacaggtgtgtacATACAACTCCACCAGCACTCACGACCAAAGTATGTACAATATACTGTCAGCGCTTAATGCAAAAGCACTACTGGGTCAGAGTTACTCAAGTCTCTGAGTcaaaacactgcagacacaccCGACAAGGCCTGGGACTGGGACTGGTCTACCGGTTCTTTCAGACCCATCAGGTTCTCTGTGACGGCTTGGTTAGTTACCGTTGGGTTTGCGTGGTTTCTTCCTCAGGCAGGTCATGACGTAACGCTGCAGTTCCCGTAGCGTGGACGGTTTGAGAGTCTCAAAGTCGATCTCGATCTCCTCGGGGTTGGAGTCGCGGAGAGAGGGCTCGCGGGATTGGATGATGTGAACGACCCGGCCCAGTTTCTCGCCGGGCAGCTTGTTAATGTCAAGGCTCAGCTGTCTCTTCTCATCATAGCTCATGGGactgctctcctcctcctcctctgagtcACAGAGCGGAGGCGGCGGCTGGCTGAAGGAGTTCACCGCCTTCTTagatgacctgtgtgtgtgcgagagagaaagagcatttaACAATTGACCAAGGTTAACTGATTATAGAAAcctcttaaaagaaaaagttatcTTTATATAGaaacatatgcatatatgtCATTATAAATAGTACTAGtcttacatacaaacacacgcacacacagtcatacacaaaaaataataaacttttTGTCACTAGTCTGATTCAGTGGGGGCATTTAAGACTAGGAAACATGTGACATGTtgggatttaaataaaataaaaacaggatgAATGAAACGAAAATAAAGCCTTTGATTTAACAGATGACGACTCCAGTACTCTTCTTCATAACGAGTGCCTTCATCCCCTCCTCAGCTACTCTACAACCCCCCCTGAAAAGCTCCGCTCAAAGCCACCAGATCAGCCTAGTTGAGGAATATCTTGGATCTGGGGTTGTCCTTGCTATATAGGAGTGTGGGGCACGTGGGAGGCCAGATCACACCTCTGACGAGTTTGACCTTTGAACCTGTTCCCGCCTGTTTGGACACTCACTTGCTTTTGCTCTTGTTGGCGCCTTTCTTGCCCTGCGTGGACGTGGGCGTGGGCGT
Proteins encoded in this region:
- the LOC115827236 gene encoding LOW QUALITY PROTEIN: HLA class II histocompatibility antigen, DQ beta 1 chain-like (The sequence of the model RefSeq protein was modified relative to this genomic sequence to represent the inferred CDS: inserted 1 base in 1 codon), whose amino-acid sequence is MATFQNLVDCEHNCEDLSDMVYKVFLIFNKILLSNYDSHLQKYVGYDQFGIXNAEKFNSQSWKMAQWKAKTDMLCRRRAKELIFSYVMSPQVTVKPYGEAHCGFLTMLECLVYNFFPKDIRATWHIDKTEVTEGVTSTDEMANGDWTYQSHSYLEFLAHHGERVSCRVEHSSLENPSEVFWGEHCTRKVVSDCHNSSTL